The following coding sequences are from one Musa acuminata AAA Group cultivar baxijiao chromosome BXJ1-6, Cavendish_Baxijiao_AAA, whole genome shotgun sequence window:
- the LOC135677539 gene encoding zinc finger AN1 domain-containing stress-associated protein 15-like has translation MARESCNLDKDEAEIFKASSSSSPSASPPSPPSSSSSSPPPPPSSTGLLKSCEESTTERRERPEIPAPAMTFTASSSSKLDEESESSKPDEESHTPVRFSKRCSTCRKKVGLTGFRCRCGDLFCGRHRYSDAHECSFDYKAAGREEIAKANPLIRAAKIIKI, from the coding sequence ATGGCTCGAGAAAGCTGTAATCTTGACAAAGATGAGGCGGAGATCTTtaaggcctcctcctcctcttccccttcTGCTTCGCCACCCTCTcccccatcatcatcatcatcatcaccaccaccacccccaTCTTCCACCGGTCTCCTGAAATCGTGCGAGGAATCCACCACTGAGAGGCGCGAGAGGCCGGAGATCCCGGCTCCTGCGATGACATTCACGGCTTCTTCCTCCTCGAAGCTTGACGAGGAGTCGGAGTCGTCGAAGCCAGACGAGGAGTCACATACTCCTGTAAGATTCAGTAAAAGGTGTTCCACTTGCCGCAAAAAGGTCGGTCTCACCGGGTTCCGGTGCCGGTGCGGCGACCTCTTCTGCGGTCGCCACCGCTACTCCGATGCCCATGAATGCTCCTTCGATTACAAGGCCGCGGGGAGGGAGGAAATCGCCAAGGCCAACCCTTTAATCAGAGCTGCCAAGATCATCAAGATCTGA
- the LOC135677832 gene encoding serine/threonine-protein kinase OXI1-like encodes MDQLLPPPPSLDLRDLKALSILGRGAKGVVFLVRVADASSAGDALALKAVSRSSIERRASGGDAYRRVWLERDVLLSLRHPLLPSLRGVVSTERIVGFAIDRCSGGDLASLRRRQSEKMFSEDIIRFYAAELVLALEYLHGLGIVYRDLKPENVLIQDNGHLMLVDFDLSTKLPSGPPPEPLNSPPSVTPRHDESTPPGTAKKRKKKVKRKEKKTSRLTSCLSFNADVSPETSKSFLAEEAKAAPPASPGTSAGKSNSFVGTEEYVAPEIIEGKGHDFAVDWWGLGVVLYEMLYGRTPFRGKNQKDTFHRILTKEADLVGETTPLRDLIRRLLEKDPERRITGEAVKAHGFFRGVMWEELLRIPRPPFIPMPSDDADDAAAFEGLDVESTVVEVSAAKEEKASGGKRDEGVTAPPRPPDFVVF; translated from the exons ATGGACcaactgctgccgccgccgccgtcatTGGACCTGCGTGACCTGAAGGCCCTCTCCATCCTCGGCCGCGGCGCCAAGGGCGTCGTCTTCCTCGTCCGTGTCGCCGACGCTTCGTCTGCCGGCGACGCCCTCGCCCTCAAGGCCGTCTCCCGCTCCTCCATCGAGCGCAGGGCATCCGGTGGCGACGCCTACCGCCGCGTATGGCTCGAGCGCGACGTCCTCCTCTCGCTTCGCCACCCCCTCCTCCCCTCCCTCCGCGGGGTCGTCTCCACCGAAAGGATCGTCGGCTTCGCCATCGACCGCTGCTCCGGTGGCGATCTCGCCTCCCTCCGCCGCCGCCAGAGCGAGAAGATGTTCTCTGAAGATATCATCCG ATTCTATGCCGCCGAGTTGGTGCTGGCGCTGGAGTACCTCCACGGACTGGGGATCGTCTACCGAGACCTGAAGCCAGAGAACGTCCTGATCCAAGACAACGGCCACCTCATGCTCGTCGACTTCGATCTCTCCACCAAACTCCCCTCAGGACCGCCGCCCGAACCCCTCAATTCCCCGCCGAGCGTCACTCCCCGCCACGACGAATCCACGCCTCCAGGTACCgccaagaagaggaagaagaaggtcaagagaaaagaaaagaaaacctcGCGTCTCACGAGCTGCCTCTCCTTCAATGCCGACGTATCGCCGGAAACTTCCAAGTCTTTCCTGGCGGAGGAGGCGAAGGCAGCGCCACCAGCGTCGCCGGGGACGTCGGCTGGGAAGTCGAACTCGTTCGTGGGGACGGAGGAGTACGTGGCACCGGAGATCATCGAGGGCAAGGGCCACGACTTCGCGGTGGACTGGTGGGGGCTGGGGGTGGTTCTTTACGAGATGCTCTACGGGCGGACGCCGTTCCGAGGGAAGAACCAGAAGGACACCTTCCACCGGATCCTGACCAAGGAGGCCGACCTCGTGGGGGAGACCACGCCGCTGCGCGACCTCATCCGGAGGCTCCTGGAGAAGGACCCCGAGCGTCGCATCACCGGCGAGGCCGTCAAGGCGCACGGCTTCTTCCGCGGGGTCATGTGGGAGGAGCTGCTCCGGATCCCGCGGCCACCGTTCATCCCCATGCCATCGGACGACGCCGACGACGCCGCCGCTTTCGAGGGGCTCGACGTGGAGAGCACGGTGGTCGAGGTTTCCGCCGCCAAGGAGGAGAAGGCGTCGGGCGGGAAGCGAGACGAAGGGGTTACCGCTCCTCCTCGACCCCCAGATTTTGTCGTCTTCTAA